The following DNA comes from Buttiauxella agrestis.
CCGCCGGCCTCCGGGCAATCGGGCTGCGAACTGATTGCGTTCGATGCAGAACAGCTAAACGTTTTCTCCGCCGAAGTCCGTTATTGTGAACCGCACTGGCACCCGGCTCCCGAGTTGATTCTGGTGTTATCGGGTTCATTTTCGATGGCGGTAAGCGAAGAAACCCACCCGCTTGCGGCGGGTGAAATGTTGTATATCAACGCCGAAGAAGTCCATTCGCTCGAAGCTCGCGAACCGGCGAGCAGCCTGCTGACCGTACAATTTTCGCCGCATCTTTTTGATAAAACGCACCGCACGCCACGGCTGGAATTTCGCACAACGCATGAAACGTTAAGCGAAAGCGACCGCCGAATTTACCGTGCACTGGCATCACTGATTGAAAACTTAATCCGTCAGGCGAGTGCCTTTAGCCGCATCGCCGCCGTTTATCTGCTGCTGGATGCGCTGGAAAAAGGCGCTTCACCGGCCCTGAAAAGCCAGATACACGCCCGCGATATTGTGCTTATCAAGGAGAGCATTGAGTTTATTAATCAGCATTTTGACGAGGATTTAACGTTGGGGCAGATTGCTGAACAGGCCGGAGTCAGTTATCACCATTTCTCCCGAACCTTCAAGAAAGTCAGCAATCACAACTTCAAAGAGTATTTGACGTTAAT
Coding sequences within:
- a CDS encoding helix-turn-helix transcriptional regulator; the protein is MFPFSVTRKLVSSPQPPASGQSGCELIAFDAEQLNVFSAEVRYCEPHWHPAPELILVLSGSFSMAVSEETHPLAAGEMLYINAEEVHSLEAREPASSLLTVQFSPHLFDKTHRTPRLEFRTTHETLSESDRRIYRALASLIENLIRQASAFSRIAAVYLLLDALEKGASPALKSQIHARDIVLIKESIEFINQHFDEDLTLGQIAEQAGVSYHHFSRTFKKVSNHNFKEYLTLIRTNKARQLLKDTQIPITEISQICGFREHKHLIFAFNKYCSMTPTEFRKRYLSSLNIPQSEIEMAEDCRCLPLNEPLLNQLVALAEHPCPQTVTTR